One part of the Glycine soja cultivar W05 chromosome 11, ASM419377v2, whole genome shotgun sequence genome encodes these proteins:
- the LOC114376719 gene encoding uncharacterized protein LOC114376719, which yields MQQCQAPMLAPHLATNSKHHVPHALSSVFNQLGHARAVVSRDNLLSVVVHYGHAMAPHDKLLENRDMTLFKMGVESYGSAMVARKRQPGAFALWTTAKQSEFHRDRPWDPGIIFGSHGLKP from the coding sequence ATGCAACAATGCCAAGCACCCATGCTTGCTCCTCACCTTGCCACCAACAGCAAGCACCACGTGCCTCATGCGTTGTCCTCTGTCTTCAACCAACTCGGTCACGCTCGTGCCGTTGTTTCCCGCGACAACCTCTTAAGTGTTGTTGTTCATTATGGTCATGCAATGGCTCCTCATGACAAGCTTTTGGAAAATAGAGACATGACACTGTTTAAGATGGGAGTTGAGTCATATGGGTCTGCCATGGTCGCACGCAAGCGCCAACCAGGTGCTTTTGCACTATGGACAACTGCTAAACAAAGTGAGTTTCATCGGGACAGACCTTGGGATCCTGGTATTATTTTTGGAAGCCATGGTTTGAAGCCCTAA